From a region of the Impatiens glandulifera chromosome 4, dImpGla2.1, whole genome shotgun sequence genome:
- the LOC124936967 gene encoding non-specific lipid-transfer protein 1-like produces the protein MNVIKNVRIGCVWLVVICMVMSPTSQAAITCGTVTSYILPCLTYARNGGAIPQACCSGVRNFSTAGKTTADRRAACACLKQFAGAGASTFKYAAGIPAKCGVNIPYKIDPSTDCTKVA, from the exons atgaatgtgataaaaaatgttagaattGGTTGTGTTTGGTTAGTAGTTATTTGCATGGTGATGAGTCCAACTTCCCAAGCAGCCATAACTTGTGGCACGGTCACAAGTTACATCTTACCCTGCCTTACCTACGCAAGGAATGGTGGCGCAATCCCGCAGGCTTGCTGCAGCGGAGTTAGAAACTTTAGTACTGCCGGTAAGACCACCGCCGACCGTCGTGCTGCCTGTGCTTGTCTCAAACAATTCGCCGGAGCCGGAGCCTCAACTTTCAAATATGCAGCTGGAATCCCTGCCAAATGCGGTGTCAATATTCCATACAAGATCGACCCCAGTACCGACTGCACCAA GGTGGCTTAA
- the LOC124936886 gene encoding non-specific lipid-transfer protein 1-like — protein sequence MKVIKNVRIGCVLLVVICMVMSPTSQAAITCGTVTSYILPCVTYARNGGAIPQACCNGVRNFSTAGKTTADRRAACACLKQFAGAGASTFKYAAGIPAKCGVNIPYKIDPSTDCTKVA from the exons atgaaggtgataaaaaatgttagaattGGTTGTGTTTTGTTAGTAGTTATTTGCATGGTGATGAGTCCAACTTCCCAAGCAGCCATAACTTGTGGCACGGTCACAAGTTACATCTTACCCTGCGTCACCTACGCAAGGAATGGTGGCGCAATCCCGCAGGCTTGCTGCAACGGAGTTAGAAACTTCAGTACCGCCGGCAAGACCACCGCCGACCGTCGTGCCGCCTGCGCTTGTCTCAAACAATTCGCCGGAGCCGGAGCCTCAACTTTCAAATATGCAGCTGGAATCCCTGCCAAATGCGGTGTCAATATTCCCTACAAGATCGACCCCAGTACCGACTGCACTAA GGTGGCTTAA